From Brienomyrus brachyistius isolate T26 chromosome 18, BBRACH_0.4, whole genome shotgun sequence, one genomic window encodes:
- the LOC125713525 gene encoding basic proline-rich protein-like: MSASAHWGDQGPFALCVGSHSPIPQDMKQTRRRPGTQTARGPPGHGSPRRTTAGRIAAPHPEKGRGELRREAIRQPPCRSPRGPWRRARRLHWRPAPPRQTRPWAQRSKGPPTPQQGPDRARRAKSRQATAEGEPAPTRAPSPGHREPPTHQRPGAPSTGRECGGGE, translated from the exons ATGTCGGCGAGTGCTCATTGGGGTgatcaaggtccattcgccC tgtgtgtggggagccacagccccatccctcaggacatgaagcagacacggaggaggcccggaaCCCAGAccgccagaggccccccagggcatgggagcccccggaggaccaccgcagggagaatagcagcccctcacccagaaaagggcagaggagagctccggagggaggccatccggcagccaccgtgcaggagccccagggggccgtggcggcgagcccgcaggctccactggcggccggccccaccacggcaaaccaggccctgggcccagagatccaagggcccccctaccccccagcaagggcccgacagagccaggagggccaaatcccgccaggcaaccgccgagggcgagccagcacccacccgagcacccagccccggacatcgagaaccaccaacgcaccagcggccgggggccccatccaccggcagggagtgtggcgggggggaatag
- the LOC125713524 gene encoding kelch-like protein 10, whose product MMAHDMERVLMSPAFEVFNKLRLAGQLCDVVLIADGVKFNAHRVILCGCSSYFQALFATGWSDSGKREYQLPGISPETLRQVIEYAYTYSVVITADNVENLLVAADYLSVLGIVQRCSDFLHEQLCLNNCIGLLKIADVYCVNELHQSAFNFILKNFKEVAISSNEFPELSLEQLSDIIEQDELNVREEDVVFEAILRWIEHEPATREAHISVLLPKIRMARMDPEYFMKIVKANDLVKGNAACRPIISDVLKMIYDLDDESPRSDFERPLIRPRLPADILLAIGGWNFRTTNWTEAYDTRADHWVDITQGQETRQSGHGSVCLNGFVYCFGGYDGHNFTDAVRRFDPVARTWQHMAPMHWRRCSVSVAVSNGFIYVMGGRLGVSPLNIVERYDPNANEWTIIQPMNEERQDASATTLNGKIYICGGSNGAQTTSTAECYDPLTGEWTLIAPMRTRRRGLGVAAYQGNIYAVGGTNGVHAVRSMEAYDPATNQWHAAPPMRQQRSYFGIAVVDGLLFVMGGSDGFEVTAKVECYDAEKGSWYRAQDMITPKRNFSCCTVPAHPRFVQYAAPRPPAPICLPGNHVLNK is encoded by the exons atgatggcacacgacatggagcgagtactgatgtccccggctttcgaagtgttcaacaagcttcggctggcaggacagctttgtgacgtggtcctcatcgcagacggtgttaaattcaacgcccatagagtaattctgtgtggctgtagctcctacttcca ggctctgttcgccaCTGGCTGGAGTGACtcaggaaagcgggagtaccaactcccaggcatttccccagaaacactgaggcaggtcatagagtacgcctacacgtactctgtggtcatcacagctgacaatgtggagaacctcctggtagctgctgattatctcagtgtcttgggcatcgtgcagcgctgcagtgatttcctgcatgagcagctctgcctcaacaactgcattggccttcttaaaatcgccgatgtctactgcgtaaacgagctgcaccagtctgcattcaacttcatcttgaaaaatttcaaggaggttgccatcagctcaaacgagttcccagaactaagtcttgaacaactttctgacatcatagagcaggatgagcttaatgtcagagaagaggatgtggtgtttgaggccatcctccgttggatcgagcacgagcctgccacccgagaggcccacatttcagtcctattgcccaag attcggatggctcgtatggatccggagtACTTCATGAAAATCGTCAAAGCTAACGATCTGGTGAAGGGcaatgcggcgtgcaggccaattatcaGTGATGTACTGAAGATGATATATGATCTCGACGATGAAAGTCCACGAtctgactttgaaaggccaCTGATTCGCCCGCGCCTACCCGCTGACATTTTattggccattggtggctggAATTTCCGCACAACCAATTGGACTGAAGCCTATGACACCCGGGCTGACCACTGGGTCGATATAACACAGGGGCAGGAGACTCGCCAGTCCGGCCatggcagtgtgtgtttaaatggcttcgtgtattgttttgggggttaTGATGGCCATAATTTCACCGATGCTGTGCGCAGATTTGACCCCGTCGCACggacatggcagcacatggccCCGATGCACTGGCGCCGCTGTAGTGTCAGTGTGGCCGTAAGTAACGGCTTCATCTACGTGATGGGTGGCCGTTTAGGCGTGTCGCCTCTGAATATCGTAGAGCGATATGACCCAAATGCCAACGAGTGGACCATCATCCAGCCCATGAACGAggagcgacaggatgccagtgccaccaccctgaatggaaag atatatatttgtgggggtagcaatggagctcagaccacttccactgcggagtgctatgatcctctcacgggcgaatggaccttgatcgctcccatgcgcactcgccgacgtggccttggagttgcggcatatcagggaaacatctatgcg GTGGGCGGTACCAACGGGGTTCATGCAGTGCGGAGTATGGAGGCTTATGACCCTGCAACTAACCAGTGGCACGCTGCGCCTCCCATGAGACAACAAAGGAGCTAtttcggcatcgcagtggtggacggcttgctgtttgTAATGGGAGGCTCCGATGGGTTCGAAGTCACTGCAAAGGTGGAATGTTATGatgcagagaaaggcagctggtaccgtgcgcaggacatgattacgcctaagaggaacttcagctgctgcacagtgcctgcgcacccccgcttcgtacagtacgctgcacctcgcccacctgcccccatctgcctgcctg GTAACCACGTGCTCAACAAGTAG
- the LOC125713186 gene encoding kelch-like protein 10, producing SDSGKREYQLPGISPETLRQVIEYAYTYSVVITADNVENLLAAADYLSVLGIVQRCCDFLHEQLCLQNCIGLLKTADGYGLSELHQSVFSFILKNFKEVASISEEFIDLSLQELCDIIEKDELNVKQEDAVFEAILQWIEHEPATREAHISVLLPKVRMARMDPAYFMKIVKANDLVKANAACRPIISDVGS from the exons agtgattcaggaaagcgagagtaccaactcccaggcatttccccagaaacactgaggcaggtcatagagtacgcctacacgtactctgtggtcatcacagctgacaatgtggagaacctcctggcagctgctgattatctcagtgtcctgggcatcgtgcagcgctgctgtgatttcctgcatgagcagctctgccttcagaactgcattGGCCTTTTAAAAACTGCCGATGGTTACGGCCTCAgcgagctgcaccagtctgttTTCAGCTTTATCCTTaagaacttcaaggaggttgccaGCATCTCAGAGGAGTTCATAGATCTGTCCCTGCAAGAACTTTGCGACATTATTGAGAAGGATGAGCTGAATGTGAAACAGGAAGATGCGGTGTTTGAGGCCATCCTCCagtggatcgagcacgagcctgccacccgagaggcccacatttcagttctgttgcccaag gttcgcatggctcgtatggatccggcGTACTTTATGAAGATCGTCAAAGCTAACGATCTggtgaaggccaatgcggcgtgcaggccaattatcaGTGAT gttgggtcctag